A genomic region of Candidatus Marimicrobium litorale contains the following coding sequences:
- the tsf gene encoding translation elongation factor Ts, with protein MSAVLVKELRERTGLGLLECKKALAAVGGDIELAIEELRKSSGMKAAKKAGRTAADGVVATRIADDCSYGVVVEVNSETDFVARDENFLGFVEQVVDAAFSHKQTDIEALMSGDLESTREALVQKIGENIGVRRIELLDAESGVVGAYVHSNNRIAVLTKLKGGDQDLARDVAMHVAAANPQVVSPGDMPEELVAKEKEIFVAQAQDSGKPPEIVEKMVGGRVKKYLAENSLLEQAFVKEPDVTVGKLVAGAGAEVEAFVRFEVGEGIEVDKVDFADEVAAQLNG; from the coding sequence ATGTCTGCAGTATTGGTAAAAGAATTGCGAGAGCGCACTGGCCTGGGTTTGCTGGAGTGTAAAAAAGCACTGGCCGCTGTGGGCGGTGATATTGAATTAGCGATCGAGGAGCTGCGCAAGTCCAGCGGCATGAAGGCGGCCAAGAAGGCGGGTCGGACCGCGGCAGATGGGGTGGTTGCCACCCGGATTGCTGACGATTGTAGCTACGGAGTGGTGGTCGAGGTCAATAGCGAGACAGACTTCGTCGCAAGGGATGAAAACTTCCTCGGTTTCGTTGAACAAGTTGTGGACGCTGCATTTAGTCACAAGCAAACTGATATCGAGGCGCTGATGTCTGGCGATTTGGAGTCGACTCGCGAGGCACTGGTGCAGAAGATCGGTGAAAATATTGGTGTGCGCCGCATCGAACTGCTCGATGCCGAGTCTGGTGTCGTAGGGGCTTATGTCCACAGCAACAACCGGATCGCGGTGTTGACCAAGCTCAAAGGTGGCGATCAGGATCTGGCGAGGGACGTTGCTATGCATGTTGCCGCTGCCAACCCCCAGGTTGTTTCGCCCGGCGACATGCCTGAGGAGCTTGTCGCCAAAGAGAAAGAAATCTTTGTCGCTCAGGCGCAGGATTCTGGAAAGCCGCCCGAGATCGTCGAGAAGATGGTCGGCGGTCGTGTCAAAAAGTATCTGGCGGAGAACAGCTTGCTCGAACAGGCCTTCGTTAAAGAGCCTGACGTAACAGTGGGTAAGTTGGTGGCAGGGGCTGGTGCTGAAGTCGAGGCTTTTGTCCGCTTCGAAGTCGGTGAAGGTATCGAGGTCGACAAAGTAGATTTCGCCGACGAGGTCGCCGCACAGCTGAATGGTTGA
- the map gene encoding type I methionyl aminopeptidase yields MNRLNMPASIKTAEELEKMRIVGRLTAEVLEMIAPRVEVGITTGELDKICHDYITATQHAIPAPLNYHGFPRSICTSINDVVCHGIPSDAKKLKNGDIVNIDVTVIKDGFHGDSSIMVQVGDVPPHATRLIEVTQECLYKGINEVKPGATLGDIGYVIQKHAEKNYYSVVREYCGHGIGKVFHEEPQVLHYGQRDSGMVLEPGMTFTIEPMINAGRRQTRLNKSDGWTVTTRDGRLSAQWEHTLAVTQDGCEILTLRSDESGLDV; encoded by the coding sequence ATCAACAGGTTAAACATGCCCGCCTCGATCAAAACCGCGGAAGAACTCGAAAAAATGCGCATTGTGGGCCGCCTGACGGCCGAGGTGCTGGAAATGATCGCTCCCCGCGTAGAGGTGGGGATAACCACTGGTGAGCTGGACAAAATCTGTCATGACTACATCACAGCCACCCAGCATGCGATTCCCGCTCCGCTGAACTATCACGGTTTCCCTCGCTCGATCTGCACCTCTATTAACGATGTAGTTTGTCACGGCATTCCCTCAGACGCCAAAAAACTCAAAAATGGCGACATCGTCAATATCGACGTCACCGTTATCAAGGATGGGTTCCACGGGGACTCCAGCATTATGGTGCAGGTAGGCGATGTGCCGCCCCACGCGACCCGCCTGATCGAAGTGACCCAGGAGTGTCTTTACAAAGGCATCAACGAGGTCAAACCGGGCGCAACGCTAGGCGACATCGGTTATGTAATCCAAAAACACGCCGAGAAAAACTATTACTCCGTTGTCCGGGAATACTGTGGCCACGGTATTGGTAAAGTATTTCATGAAGAACCTCAGGTATTGCACTATGGCCAACGAGACAGCGGCATGGTGCTCGAGCCCGGCATGACCTTTACCATTGAACCTATGATCAATGCCGGCAGGCGACAAACGCGGCTGAACAAATCGGATGGCTGGACTGTCACCACCAGAGACGGACGGCTTTCCGCCCAGTGGGAGCACACCCTGGCAGTGACGCAAGATGGCTGCGAAATTTTGACGCTCCGCTCTGACGAATCCGGACTGGACGTATGA